The DNA window GTGGCCGAGGAGAGGGAACTttttccctgcttaggctgctgccttCACAAAGCGACCtcggataagtggtagaagatgaatggatgtcataatatgcagtattatgactttttcttgtaatattatgacatgatCGTCATAAAATCTGACATTTTCCCTCATATGACGACTTATTTCCCTCCAAATATTAGGacaatattgtcataatatacaatattagaGCTTGTTTTCCAACATAAACATCATAAAGTTCTTTTGGAATGTCACTGTCATAGAAATTGCAACTTTGTTCTCATATGACAACTTTGACTCTTTCCGCCAAATATTCTGACAATATTGTGCtggattcatttttttttttggtccaataaAGGACAATAAGCGACTGGgtaaaaactttattaacaaATCAGAAGGCCAAACACAGCTTAAGCAGTCGGTCAATCACTACATGTGACATGTCTACAATGACAATCAttacaacaatgataataagcCTTAGgagttaaatattaaaatagcaCAGCCACTCAGATATACTGCATgacatacatatgtatttatatatagtatatattaacTCTAATGAATCTATGAAGAAGGGCGGCTGAACTCATGCAATCATTGCACTGCAGCGCCACCTAGTACCCAACAAACAGCACTGTGTACAAATTGacaatcatcattattattattttggaccTGAAGAAGATACAGCATGAAGGCAAGCGGGCCTAGCGCGCACCAACGGGACATGAAGCAGTTTGTCAGAGGTGCAAAGACCCACCTGAAGGACGCTTGTGTGGTGTCACAGCACAGATGATGGAAGTCGAAGCGCCATTGCGTGATATGAAACTAAATACCTCAGTGGGCAGAATGGGTTTCAGGCACAGTTAGCGCTAAATGCTAAAGTTCACGGTGACATCGTGTATGTGTTACATTAAATATGGTTTCATTCACCAGATTAATAACGTCGTCAAACATTCATCGTATCCAGCGTGATGTGTGTCTTAGTAACGTGCAGGCACGGAGGAGGtgctgccccctggtgggctAGAGGCTGAGCTAGCGGCTTGGTAGCCGAGTTACCTAGGCAACCACCCACTGCAGGATGCTGGTGTCTTTACCGCCGGTGGAGATGAGGCGGCTGTCGTCGTGGAGGAAGGCGACACTGGTCACGTGACTGCTGTGGCCGCCATACTCGTGACCCGGGGCCTGTGAGAGAGCGGGGAGAATATCAGATGCCGAGTATGAAACCttctttagcatgttagcatgctatcatggCAGAGACCCACCCTGGGCTGAGAGCAGGGGAACGACAACAAGTGCACTTTGCCAAAATCGTCAGCCGAGGCCAGCAGGGATTCGCCATGTGACCTGCACACGCCGTTGATGTCCGTGCCGTCTGCGCCGTCGGGCCAGATTCCTGACAAACGCACGCCATGATCATAAAAGGtcaaattatgaaatattatgaaTAGTCGTACCAAAGGTGTTGAAGCTCAAAGTGCATGTGGCAGTGGCCCATTTGAGGTTTCGTACGGCGTCCATGTTGGTCACATGTTTGCCACTGGGTGCCTCCcctgggacaaaaacaaaattgttcAGCAACACACGCATATGCACACGGGACCTTTTCAATGTGGGCCACCTTACAGAAGAGGATTTCGTAGTCTCCTGAGTTGGTGACCAGGTTCTGGCTGTCTGTGGACCAGTCCACGTGGGTCACAAAACTGGAATGGCCCTGAGGAGGACCAGGGAGACCCACATTCTCATTGAGTGGCACTTTTACAGCACCTAAATGTCTATCTTCTACCAACACTTCACTTTCATAATAGTCCATGGCTGTGTACCAACTGGGCTCTTACACACTTATACTTACTGTGTAGCCGTAGTTCGATCACACAGAGAAATGTGAACCCAAAAGCACAACGAATTGGCAACGTAGTGGAAGGGGATTGGGGTCAAAGTTTGTTGGCAAGCTTTGCAAATATTTCATGACACATCCTAAAAATCTTCCCAATATAATATCGCCCGTCTGTCTAGTATTTGGATTCTCATTTGGTCAAAGTGCTAAGGACTAGTTTCAGCCAAAATCACCACCAGAAACCAAAATGGATGATATGGTGGTTGTTTTGGAACATGGGTgcttaagacttttttttgtgtatacTGTCATGATTGACGCCACTCCCGTATTTTGTGATGATCTGTGAAACTGGTGATGAGGGCTAATTTTTTTCTAAGTTTTGGGGATTGTTTGTGTTCGGGATGcctgaaatataaaatatttcgcCGAACCTGACGTGCTTGTAAGTTTTCATACATGTTAAAAGGGACtgtatagaacaggggtcggcaacctttactatgaaaagagccatttcacccacttgcccactaaagaaaaatagcctggagccgcaaaacgttgtatgtttaaaacaacattggagggaaaaaaaaagacgagttggagtactcttgctagtactggagataaacttttgtttttaaattagctctaatttattttttagaatcgtcaaataactcattaataataattaataactcaaataactcaaagtattactcatttcccttcatgttaacctgtcagagagaactggatagcatcctgtctgctcattcagtcaccagtcagaactcagtcaggatgcattcatggtctcacacaaagttggatttttgtaaactcataacaaagacgtgcattttcaccacacgggtgctaaaaaatattcaagcattgcaaagggagccgcaacaaagaggctggagagccacatgcggctctggagccgcgggttgctgacccctggtatagaactACAAATAATTAAGAGCCTTTGCAGGACAGTGTTCTGGCTCTAATAATTATAGGGGGCGCTATTGGGGGAGTTTTGGGGGCCTGACTTTGGTGAGTCTTCATGCAAGTTAAAGCGTCCAAAAATGCAtggaataattcattcattcattctctaccgcttatcctcacgagggtcgcgggggtgctggagcctatcccagttatgTGCatggaataataatgataataaatacagcAGTTCTTTCACACTGCTAGTGTCTGGTGCTTGAACCCTAATTGAAAAGAAGTGAAGAGGAAGCAGATCAATGCAATTGTGGTTTCTGGTAAATGCGAAACAGCATTCATGAATTTCCAGTACACTgtgaaccccccccctcccaggaACTACTTATGCAttgaacatacagtatttaggtGTCAGTGTAGAAGTGCAGGATTTGAAAGACCTCAAGTAACAGCGCACTGGCCAAtaatgaaacatgaaaatacaCTTACGGTGCATTTGCCCACACGGCTATACTTGCGTCCGTTGTCTGTCACGGCGTAGATGTAAACAAAGTTGTCGTGCGAAGCCACAGCCAGGAAGTTGCCATCTACCAGCAGACTACAGTTAGCGTCCGAGTTAGCGTAGAATGCTAAGGTGAAGGCTTTCCAGTCTCACCTGGAGAGTACTTGACGTTGGAGATGATTTCGTTACCGTCCGTATGCACGGAGACAAGGTCCCGGGTGTCCGTGTCCAGCACTAACCACCTGaaacatgacaggaagtgcATGTGTCCAAACAGAAAGTAATGATCAGGCACGCAACAGTAGAGAGATGCACCTTCCCGACATGGTCCCAACCGCCAGAACCGCCCCGCTTGGATGAAACCCTGCAGACCTCCCAGGATCCTAAAGCACAACAAGGTCACATTTAGAAGACATTTCCAGACATGATGTTCCTTCCATCATCTTCAGCACCTCGATGGTCTTGGTCCACAGAGGCTGATGGGAGTTGGTGTCCCACAGATGGACCTGCTTGTCCTGAGAGCATGTGACAAACTGTTCCATGCAGGGATGGATGTCCAGACCCCACAGCTCGTCTGTGTGCCCCTGAGAGGAAacataaaacctttatttatCACAACAAATTATACGGAATCTCTGCAACAAGTCTTCAACGTGTGCACCTGCACGATGGCCGTCATGGTGTCAGGGAAGGCAGCACTGAGGATGGCGTTTTTGGTGGTCCCAATGAAGAGCTCGCCTGCTTTGCCTTCTGCCAGAGCCCGGACCGGACCGAACGCCTCGCCCACCTAGATGCACGCAAAAATAACATCAacaataaagtatttttaattgaatataAAATAAGTGGGAGGAGCCTGACCTCCATCTCCGCCTGCTTCCTGTAGTCACGGTCCCAGAGGACCACCTTGCGGTCCTTCCCGCCTCCAGACACCATGGTCCCGTCTTTGAGGACGCATACAGAGAAAATGCCGCCCTCGTGTGCCCCCGACACCACTTGACTGATACGGTTACCACCTATTCAGCGAATAAaacacagccaatcacaacatAAGCGttgatattttttgtcacatctaGAGGAAATGGGACGTCCACCTTTGGCCCAGACATAGATGTTTCCACTGGAGTCCCCAGTAATGGCGTCTCCATTCTctgcaaacgccacacacaaCACGTACTTGGGCTTCTCGTGTTTCTTCGGAAcagaaaaaacaagtttttaaaTTCAGGGGGCAAAATGTCAAAGTCATCTCAGAGTAAACATGTGAAGTACCTCAAGGCTCCGTCATAAGtccatttttgttgtctttttgacaattaaaaactgtttattttgccTTGGATGGCGTCCTTTCCCACCCCCAATACAGCCTCACGTGTGACTGAACCGTTTTCAGTTTGCTATACCGCTTTAACACTTTTGGCCTAAAATCCCCCCACTTATAAACCTAAAATATAAAAAGGACAACATTTagatttgtttgtgtgtgtaaaaaacgCGTGTGACTAAATGAGAATGCAAATATAACATGCATCATTCAAAAAAGTAATGTACAAATTTAGCAAACAAAGTTACATGTCAAGAAATACAGCAATTCCTCAttaattgtggttaattggttccagacacataTTTCCATAGTTTGAGCAttaacaaaaacattaacaacCAGTTAAacagtttttcacattattagagccctctagacatgaaataacacccctatagtcacctctacactcttATTACACAATACAGTTAattgtttattgcggttaattggttccaaaccggACTGCGACAAGTGAGTTAGGACTCAATATTTATAAGCAGAATACTTTCTGCTTATggatttctaaatatatattttttaccattattaaagccctgcagacatgaactaacacccctatagtcacctttccactccaCTAATGCTAGGGAAAAGCTATGGACTCAATACAGGGACATAAGACACGGCTGCAGCACATATgtagctaccaagctaactggttagcctcCAAGTCATTTGCTCTAAACTTGAGTTCTTACTTAACTTCCACTTAATAATAGGCCGTGTCAGTGTGGTCACCTCAAAGAGTCCTTGTCTTTTGGCCAGCGTGTTTCCCTCCATAGTCCAGAAGTTAATGTGGGACTTTCCACAGGTCACAATCAGGTTGGCGTCCATGGGGTGGAAGACGGCCCCCAGCACGGAGTCATTGGAGCACTGAAGAGAAGGAAGGAGGGTTGAATGTTCTGAAGAGGTGGAATGGAGGTCAGCGGTCACGTTACCTTGACATCGGCCACTTGCTTCTCCTTCTGCCAGTTCCAGACAGACAGGATGTGGTCGTTGGCGTCGTCCACGGCGCAGAGGAAGCTGCCTCCATTCTGAGGAGGACACTGGACTTTAGTGGGTCATTCTGAAAGCTTTAGAGGTGGCGACAGTGCACACAAGGGGGCGCCACTCACCGACTTGGAGAAAGACACACATGTGACGGCCCTGTCGAACACGCCCATCCCGAGCACGTGGAGCGTGTTGAGGCTCACAGAGTCCCAGACACGAACGTGAGGCGCCAGCAGCTAGAGTCCCCACAGTCAGTTAGTGACACAaagctacatgctagcatggCAATAAAGTGACAGTTAGCCAACAATTCAAGTAAACGCCGTACACTTCAGTCTGACCAAGTTGGATTTGTCAGAGTAGCCAGCAgtcttgaatgcatcataaatCAAAGAAGAAAATGTGTTCATAGTTCTGGATCTTGAACCACGGACTGTGCTGCCGACAGCCACTAGGAGGCATATGTGTGTGGTATGAAGATTGCTATGATGCTGTGCTGTGATGACATTCACACAAATTTCCTGATTAGtttggatgtgtgtgtgagctTTGCCTACCTTTCCATCTTTCGTATTTCCGGCCACTTGCCCCGTTGCTATGGTAACCATGTCAGGGTGCACACTCAGGCTGAGAGGAAAAACTTCATGACTTGATGTGTCCACGTTGTGTATGAAAGCGGGGGTCGGGTCTTTGTCTCACCATTTGACGTCGTCTGTGTGTCCCAGGTAGTGcctctgctgctgctcctccgtGTTGTACAGAACCACCACTGAGGCGTTGAAGTAGACGATCTCGCCAGTGGGCAGCAAGTACAGGTTGGAGCGACAGTCCCGCCCGCGGTAGCCGTACCTGCTCACGGCCCGGTTAGGGAAGGCAAACTTGCTTTTCTGTGCCCATGTCGGCTTTTACACGTAAAACTACCGCTTGGAGGATACACCCACTCCAGTTTCAGCTTGCGGTCTGGCAGCGCCACCTTGTGCTCCAGGCTGTAGCTGTCCCGCTGCTCGTCTGGGATGTGCATGGTGACGGGACGACCTCGGAGGAACATCCTGACGTAGCCATCCTCTGCGGGGAAAGGGATCAGAGGGATGTTCATGTCATAACATTCAGAGGCTAACCACTTCCACTTCAAAGCTAAAAAGGTCCCGGAAATTCAAGCCATGGTCTGGAGGGCAGGTGTAAGATGGCGGCCTCCTGTGTGCACTCAGCCTCACAACGTGCAGCAAAGTGAAACCAAGTTAATATATGATGAGTATGGATTATGTAGGTGTGGCACTGGAACAACGGCTGCTTCATCTCAGACTACCGAGCCGCTTTAGAGGGAGATGGAGGCGGCGCcttatcattcattagtagtGGGTAGctatacattttacaatttCAAATGCATTTAAGAAATGCGTGAAGCATATTATCGGGCCTGGGCTGACATCCTTTGTCACGAGGGGAAGAGTTATTGAAGCTGGCCCAAAGTGGCGGACTACAACggccacttttattgcaaatgttgatccaaaatcaaacAATGGCAGTGTCTCAAGGTAGCAGGAGAGTGTGGAGGGAGAGGAGTGAACCGggctttattattataaatccaGGTTTTATTAAGCATGTAACAAATAGATTTCTATGGCTGTTAGTCACTGTTGGCTGGTGGTCTCGGAATgtaaccgccccccccccttcccccctgtGAATAGCGGGAATCTGCTGTATTCAGGACAATATCACGATCATAGCTAGCAAGTCTGTAGTGCTACAGTAAAGGCTTATTTAGAGAAAATAAGGGGGTACGGACAAAGGCTCTTACCTGCATTGAAGGTGCATTCTTTGGATTTACtggaagataaaaaaaatcaactttaatgataaaataataaaaaacaatacttGAATAAACAAACAGCTTCAGAAGGACTCCTAGATTGTGATATCCCAATATGgaaatgctaataaaataaatgtacagtaaatagaTTTGAAACAAAACCCCACTGTATTTAAACAGCtgactgccctctagtggttcCTCTTAGACCTGCAGAGCACTCTTGGCAGCACATTAGGGGAGGCCAACTGATCTTGTGTGTTCATCCAACGCGCACACGACCATGTCTGTTTAGCCTCCGGCATGATAGCCAAATGCagcattttagcatgttagcgaactaaaaaaaaaaaaagaaggtccATTAGTTTGTCTGGATTAGTTTGAATCTGGATTGTGACGCCTGCAGTGTGGAGACAGGCTATGATGGGATGTCAGCTGACGGAAAGCAAACAGGCGTGAAACACCTGGCAGGTAGGCAAACAAGGAGAATGTGAGGAACACCACAGCACAAACATGTCcacaacataataagacaagGAACTTGTTTGACTTTTTGGGTGGTTTCTGTGGAAATGCTGCCAAGAAAGCCACCAAGTACACAAAGACCTGTTTGTCTCCCAGACAGGCTGCAATGGACCGGGCCAGCATCCAGGGCCAGTAATTAGAGCAGGACATTCCGTGAACTTGGCCCTCGTCAGTGGGCGGGACCACATTAACATGACGAGCCAACCAGAAGCCAATGCAGCATGCATGAAGCAAACATATGCATGTTGCAAATAAACTACACCATTAACTTTAAACATGAGAAGTAATTACACGGTCACGGTCTTGTGTGCACAGcatcatcattataatcatcatcagaacaggaagtcaacaacaacacaagcaCACAGACTGCAGCTAATGGAGCTCATTGTGGTCCAAACTGTGGTTGTCCACTGTCAGTCCATTAGAGGCACATTAAAAGTCTTCCCGGAAGCATCCAGTCAGACTGAAATGGTCTCTGATGTCAAAGTTGGTGAATGCGGcacagagaggaggaggaggaggaggaggagaaatgcTGCTGGTGTTGACGACAAAACAACACTGATCACACAGCAGAAGCTCTAATCAATTTAATGAGATTAGTGCAAGCTCAGCAGAAGCAACCAAACCACACCCACCGGCAGTCAGCCCTTCTTGTCTGCTCCGATGCCATCTACATCTGAAATTATTGTTTATTGCTACATATTCAACATTTCAATGTGAAATAAAGccactgtatatactgtgtgtgtgtttttgtgtttccatCTTCACTTCCTCAATTGCTGCTGGAACACCGTGGAGACATTGTGGCTGGTGGAACGCCAGAATGAGCTCCTTTCACCCTACTAGACGCGTGACACCATCACAACCGATGCTCCATTGGACACTTAAATGCAACACAACCCGGCCTCTTAAAGGGATATTTTTTCTTCACGCATTCTTGCTGCATTTGTCTGCACGCTAACAAGCCGCAGCTTGTATCAATAATGCACACATAAGGCTGATAAAGTACGAAGACCACCTACATCAACATTTAAAACTacctgttgtgttgtgttgccatGACAGCACAATGTCATACAATGTTAAAATTGCATCCTGG is part of the Doryrhamphus excisus isolate RoL2022-K1 chromosome 8, RoL_Dexc_1.0, whole genome shotgun sequence genome and encodes:
- the eml2 gene encoding echinoderm microtubule-associated protein-like 2 — translated: MDRRRESQRMMSSCGSLYDSTNLLLQYCNNTDDTMSAGSNMDMEDRVSHLEQKLQLQEDEIQLLKAALADALRRLGYCEEHSLASQASGAQAAGRRSLGGATATPPTKVRQLLQTLPSKPLSNGYMQHKRLLSSPSSPKKDVLQSIKRKSMSTERLTLVRREAAAESRSRTTSSSSSSGGKSKSKECTFNAEDGYVRMFLRGRPVTMHIPDEQRDSYSLEHKVALPDRKLKLEWVYGYRGRDCRSNLYLLPTGEIVYFNASVVVLYNTEEQQQRHYLGHTDDVKCLSVHPDMVTIATGQVAGNTKDGKLLAPHVRVWDSVSLNTLHVLGMGVFDRAVTCVSFSKSNGGSFLCAVDDANDHILSVWNWQKEKQVADVKCSNDSVLGAVFHPMDANLIVTCGKSHINFWTMEGNTLAKRQGLFEKHEKPKYVLCVAFAENGDAITGDSSGNIYVWAKGGNRISQVVSGAHEGGIFSVCVLKDGTMVSGGGKDRKVVLWDRDYRKQAEMEVGEAFGPVRALAEGKAGELFIGTTKNAILSAAFPDTMTAIVQGHTDELWGLDIHPCMEQFVTCSQDKQVHLWDTNSHQPLWTKTIEDPGRSAGFHPSGAVLAVGTMSGRWLVLDTDTRDLVSVHTDGNEIISNVKYSPDGNFLAVASHDNFVYIYAVTDNGRKYSRVGKCTGHSSFVTHVDWSTDSQNLVTNSGDYEILFWEAPSGKHVTNMDAVRNLKWATATCTLSFNTFGIWPDGADGTDINGVCRSHGESLLASADDFGKVHLLSFPCSQPRAPGHEYGGHSSHVTSVAFLHDDSRLISTGGKDTSILQWVVA